GGGAGGATTCGAGCGTCTGGTTCAACACGGTGATCCGGGGGGACATCCTCCCGATCCGGATCGGGAAGAGGACGAACGTGCAGGACGGCTGCATCCTGCACACGAAGGAGGGATTTCCCCTCTCCGTGGGGGACGAAGTGACCTTCGGGCACGGCGTTACGGCGCATGGATGCACGATCGGGGACCTGTGCCTCCTGGGGATCGGGTGCGTCCTCCTCGACGGGGCGGTGATCGGCAGGGGGAGCATCATCGGATCCGGCGCCGTGGTCCCGCCCGGGATGATCGTCCCGCCGCATTCGCTCGTGATGGGAGTCCCCGGGAAGGTCGTGAAGGATCTCGGTCCGGCGTCGGAGGAGCGGAACCGGGTATTCTCGGACAACTACGTCCGGCACGCGCTGGAATACATGGGGAAGGGGGAGTGATGGATCGCATCCAGGAGATCTTCCGCGGCGATCGGCTGATCCAGGACTTCGGGATGAAGCTGGTCGAGGCGAGAGAAGGGTACGCGAAGGTGTCGGTGACGGTCGAGGACCGGTTCCTCAACGCGCACAAGATCGGGCACGGCGTGCTGCTGTTCGCGGCGGCGGACGCCGCCTTCGCCCTTTCCGTCAATGCGGTCGTCGACGCGGTCGGCGTGCAGTGGAGCCTGAACGTCTTCCGGGCGGCGAAGCCGGGCGAGACCGTGATCGGCGAATCCCGCATCATCCACAAGGGCCGCCAATCGATGGTCTGCGAGCTCACCGTGAGCGCCGGCGACGGCCGCGTGCTCGCGAAGGGACAGTCCACGGCGTTGCCCGTCTCGCGGGAGGCATTGGCCGGCGGCGGGAAGAAAAGCGCCTGAGGAGAGAAGGGACATGCGATATCCGCGCGTGACCGGGGAGGACCTCGCCTACCTGAAACGGACGATCGGGGAAGACCATGTCTCCGCGGGGGAGTCGAACCTCGACCTCCACTCCCGGGACGAGTCGTACCACGAACCCCATCGGCCCGATGTGGTCATCTGGCCGCAGAAGACCGGGGACGTCGTGGCCGCCGTGAAACTCGCCGACGCGAAGGGGTACGCGGTCACCCCCTGGTGCGCGGGAACGAGCCTCGAAGGCAATCCCATCCCGGTCAAGGGCGGCATCTGCCTCGACTTCACGGAAATGAACCGGATCCTCGAGATCCGGGAGAACGACCTCCAGGTCGACGTGGAGGTGGGCGTCCCGTACCGGGAGCTGAACCACCAGCTTCGCCGCCATGGCCTCTTCTTCCCTCCGGACCCCGGGGCGCACGCCTGCATCGGGGGAATGATCGGGAACAACGCCTCCGGGGTGCGCACCGTCTCCTACGGGGCCACGCGGGACTGCATCCTCGCCCTGGAGGCGGTGATGGCCGACGGCGAGGTGATCCGGACGGGCAGCCGGGCCATCAAGAGTTCTTCGGGGTACGACCTGCTCCGCCTGATGGTGGGAAGCGAAGGGACGCTGGGAATCGTCACGCGGGCGACGCTCAAGCTTCGGGGGCTTCCCCCGGAATACCTGACCGTCGTGGCCACCTTCCCGACGACCCGCGACGCCTGCGATTCCGTGAGCGAGATCATCCGGTACGGTCTCAATCCCGCGGCGCTTGAGCTCATGGACGCGGCGGTCGTGTCCGAGATCAACCGCGACCGGAAGATGGGCCTCGACGAAAAGCCGATGCTGTTCCTGGAATTCCACAACGTGAACCAGTCGGCCCTTTCGAGCCAGTTCGAGATGGTGGAAGGGCTGTTGCGGGAGCACCGGGCTCTCGGGATCGAGCGCGGAATCGGGACCGACGAGCGCGCCCGCCTGTGGGAAGTGCGCCACGGGGCGCTGGAATCGATCAAGCGGAACCATCCCGGCCAATCGGTGCTGCTGGTCGACACCTGCGTGCCGATCAGCCGCTACTCGGAGATGGTGGAAAAGGCGAAAGAGGCCGTGGAGCGGGAAGGCGTCGCCGGGTTCTTCTGGGGTCACGCCGGCGACGGGAATCTCCACCTGGGACTTATGTATCCCCCGGCGGACGCAGCCGCCAGGGAGGCCGTCGACCGGGTCAACCGGGCCGTGGTGGAGCACAGCATCGCGGCGGGCGGAAGCTGCACCGGCGAGCACGGAGTCGGGATCGGCAAGCTTCCCTTCATGACGGCCGAGCACGGGGAATCCCTGAAGTACATGCGACGCATCAAGGCGGCGCTGGATCCGAAGGGGATCCTGAATCCCGGAAAGATGCTTCCGGAGCAGGGAGGATCGGACCCTTGGAAGTAGTGCTCAAGTACGGGACGACCGGGCTACCGGTTTTCCTTCCGGAGACTCCGGGATTCCTGGGAGTCTTCTCACCCTCGGAGCCCGATCCGCTGGACGATCCCCGGGGCGCCGTCGAGCGAAGCCTGCGGGATCCGATCGGCGGCGTTCCCTTGGCGGCGCAGGCCCGCGGGAAGAAGAGCGCCTGCATCGTCGTGAGCGACGTCACCCGGCCGGTTCCGAACCCCGTCCTCCTGCCTCCGATCCTGTCCGTCCTGGACGCCGCGGGCATCCCGCGCGAGCAGGTCCTGATCCTGGTCGCCACGGGCATCCATCGGCCTTCGTCGGAGGAGGAGATCGATCGCCTGGTGTCTCCGGAGGTCGCCCGGGCATACCGGGTGGTCGATCACTTCTCCCGGCGGCGGGAAGAGATGGTGGAGGTGGGCAGGATCGACGGATCGGTGCCGGCGCTCGTGAACCGGCGCTACGTGGCCGCGGATCTCAAGATCCTCACGGGGTTCATCGAGCCCCACATGTGGGCCGGGTACTCGGGCGGGCGAAAGTCGATCCTCCCGGGCATCTCCTCGATCGAGACGCTTCAGTACATGCACGGGCCCGGGATGGTGGCCCACCCCGGATGCGAATACGGCCAACTGGAAGGGAATCCCTTCCACGAGGCGGGTCTCAAGGTCCTCGAGATGGCAGGGGCCGACTTCCTCGTCAACGTCACCCTGGACACGACCAAGCGCGTCACCGGGGTCTTTTCCGGGCACCCGGTGGAGGCCCACCTGGCGGGGTGCCGCTTCCTCGCCCGTCACTGCGTGAAGACGCTGGACGCGCCGCTCGACTTCATCGTCACGACGAACTCCGGCGCGCCGCTGGACTGCAACCTGTACCAGACCGTCAAGGGGATCACCGGCGCGGCGCCCGCCGTGAAGGCGGGCGGCGACATACTGATCGCGAGCCGGTGCGACGAAGGCGCCGGAAGCCCCGAGTATCGCAAGATCCTGGAGATGGTGGACTCTCCCGAGGCGTTCCTTTCCCGCCTCATGCGAAAGGAGTTCTTCATCCCCGACCAATGGTGCGCCCAGGAGACGTACCAGGTGATGCTGGACCGGAAGGTGTGGATCTATTCGGAGGGATTCACTCCGGAGGAACTGCGGCGCTTTCACTTCCGGCCGGTCAAGGACGTCGGGGCATGCATCCGGGGCATGCTCGGCCGGCATGGAGCGAATGCCCGCTGGGCCGTGGTGCCGGACGGCCCCATGCTGATCCTCAAGTTGGCCGGCCGGGCCTAGTCTACAAAGCCGCCTTCTTCGCCGTCGGGACGGATTCG
This region of bacterium genomic DNA includes:
- the larA gene encoding nickel-dependent lactate racemase, which translates into the protein MLKYGTTGLPVFLPETPGFLGVFSPSEPDPLDDPRGAVERSLRDPIGGVPLAAQARGKKSACIVVSDVTRPVPNPVLLPPILSVLDAAGIPREQVLILVATGIHRPSSEEEIDRLVSPEVARAYRVVDHFSRRREEMVEVGRIDGSVPALVNRRYVAADLKILTGFIEPHMWAGYSGGRKSILPGISSIETLQYMHGPGMVAHPGCEYGQLEGNPFHEAGLKVLEMAGADFLVNVTLDTTKRVTGVFSGHPVEAHLAGCRFLARHCVKTLDAPLDFIVTTNSGAPLDCNLYQTVKGITGAAPAVKAGGDILIASRCDEGAGSPEYRKILEMVDSPEAFLSRLMRKEFFIPDQWCAQETYQVMLDRKVWIYSEGFTPEELRRFHFRPVKDVGACIRGMLGRHGANARWAVVPDGPMLILKLAGRA
- a CDS encoding gamma carbonic anhydrase family protein: MLLTHKGIAPHLHPSVFVAEGARIIGDVEIGEDSSVWFNTVIRGDILPIRIGKRTNVQDGCILHTKEGFPLSVGDEVTFGHGVTAHGCTIGDLCLLGIGCVLLDGAVIGRGSIIGSGAVVPPGMIVPPHSLVMGVPGKVVKDLGPASEERNRVFSDNYVRHALEYMGKGE
- a CDS encoding FAD-binding oxidoreductase, encoding MRYPRVTGEDLAYLKRTIGEDHVSAGESNLDLHSRDESYHEPHRPDVVIWPQKTGDVVAAVKLADAKGYAVTPWCAGTSLEGNPIPVKGGICLDFTEMNRILEIRENDLQVDVEVGVPYRELNHQLRRHGLFFPPDPGAHACIGGMIGNNASGVRTVSYGATRDCILALEAVMADGEVIRTGSRAIKSSSGYDLLRLMVGSEGTLGIVTRATLKLRGLPPEYLTVVATFPTTRDACDSVSEIIRYGLNPAALELMDAAVVSEINRDRKMGLDEKPMLFLEFHNVNQSALSSQFEMVEGLLREHRALGIERGIGTDERARLWEVRHGALESIKRNHPGQSVLLVDTCVPISRYSEMVEKAKEAVEREGVAGFFWGHAGDGNLHLGLMYPPADAAAREAVDRVNRAVVEHSIAAGGSCTGEHGVGIGKLPFMTAEHGESLKYMRRIKAALDPKGILNPGKMLPEQGGSDPWK
- a CDS encoding PaaI family thioesterase — encoded protein: MDRIQEIFRGDRLIQDFGMKLVEAREGYAKVSVTVEDRFLNAHKIGHGVLLFAAADAAFALSVNAVVDAVGVQWSLNVFRAAKPGETVIGESRIIHKGRQSMVCELTVSAGDGRVLAKGQSTALPVSREALAGGGKKSA